From Longimicrobiales bacterium, one genomic window encodes:
- a CDS encoding patatin-like phospholipase family protein — translation MTTTVPKTAVEHELGLVLTGGGARGAYQVGVLKWIARNYPAIEVPILTGVSAGAVNTAKLAAAPGTFAQACAELETLWRSLTVEQVFRVDLVSLTRSVMGWALRLTSGGSRGAPRVRGFLDTQPLRELLYETLAPVNHEITGIDYNLARGKLRAVAIITTSYTTGQTVVFMKGNGIRPWERPQRRTIVAPITVDTIMASAALPIFFPAVRLGREWYGDGGIRLAAPLSPALHLGANRILAISTRYDRSQAEAEVAGISGYPPPAQVLGLLLNAVFLDLIDQDAVRLERLNQLLDKLPPEEREGMRPVRFLKVRPSQDLGALAAKFEPQLPRAFRFMTRGLGTQEQRSPDVLAMLMFQPDYISELIDMGERDADRMAGDLEAFFEDRP, via the coding sequence ATGACTACGACTGTCCCCAAGACCGCGGTCGAGCACGAGCTCGGTCTGGTGCTGACCGGCGGCGGTGCCCGCGGCGCATACCAGGTCGGCGTACTGAAGTGGATCGCGCGTAACTATCCGGCGATCGAGGTGCCGATCCTCACCGGGGTCTCCGCGGGCGCGGTGAACACGGCGAAGCTCGCAGCCGCGCCCGGTACGTTTGCGCAGGCGTGCGCCGAGCTGGAGACTCTGTGGCGCAGCCTGACGGTCGAGCAGGTGTTCCGTGTGGACCTGGTGTCGCTCACGCGCAGTGTAATGGGATGGGCGCTGCGCCTGACCTCGGGCGGGTCGCGTGGCGCGCCGCGCGTCCGCGGATTCCTCGACACGCAGCCGCTGCGCGAGCTCCTCTATGAGACGCTGGCGCCGGTGAACCACGAGATCACCGGCATCGATTACAACCTCGCCCGCGGCAAGCTCCGGGCGGTCGCCATCATCACGACGTCGTACACGACCGGTCAGACCGTCGTCTTCATGAAAGGCAACGGCATCAGGCCGTGGGAGCGACCGCAGCGCCGTACGATCGTTGCGCCGATCACTGTGGACACGATCATGGCGTCGGCGGCGCTGCCGATCTTTTTTCCGGCGGTCCGGCTGGGCAGGGAATGGTACGGCGACGGCGGGATCCGTCTGGCGGCACCCCTGTCGCCGGCGCTGCATCTGGGCGCCAACCGGATCCTGGCAATCTCCACGCGATATGACCGCTCGCAGGCGGAGGCGGAGGTGGCTGGCATCAGCGGCTATCCGCCGCCCGCGCAGGTGCTGGGGCTGCTGCTCAATGCCGTCTTTCTCGACCTGATCGACCAGGACGCGGTCCGCCTGGAGCGTCTCAACCAGCTGCTAGACAAGCTGCCGCCGGAAGAGCGGGAGGGCATGCGGCCCGTCCGATTTTTGAAGGTGCGTCCCTCCCAGGACCTCGGTGCGCTGGCGGCGAAGTTCGAGCCGCAGCTGCCGCGCGCATTCCGCTTCATGACGCGCGGCCTCGGCACGCAGGAGCAGCGCAGCCCTGACGTGCTCGCGATGCTGATGTTCCAGCCTGACTACATCAGCGAGCTCATCGACATGGGCGAGCGGGATGCCGACCGTATGGCGGGCGACCTGGAAGCGTTCTTCGAGGATCGGCCCTGA
- a CDS encoding DUF2179 domain-containing protein has translation MEALDALFAGAYGPLVIFCLRIVDVSMSTIRILLAVRGYKVVVPIIGFFEVLVWVFAVGNAIRFLDSGWHLLGYAGGFATGNIVGLIIEEKLAIGYATIRVVSTHAGVEMADALRNIGFGVTEFGGQGRDGRVEIVYTVCTRRSVPRVLDEVERWDRHAFITVEEPRDIRWGWMQSSPRNRISPDLGVHQMMKTMSERLKRTGRARPRG, from the coding sequence ATGGAAGCGCTCGATGCGCTCTTCGCGGGCGCGTACGGCCCGCTCGTCATTTTCTGTCTTCGCATCGTCGATGTCTCGATGTCGACGATCCGCATCCTGCTGGCAGTACGCGGCTACAAGGTCGTGGTCCCGATCATCGGCTTCTTCGAGGTCCTCGTATGGGTGTTCGCTGTCGGCAACGCCATCCGGTTCCTGGACAGCGGCTGGCATCTGCTCGGGTACGCGGGCGGTTTCGCGACCGGCAACATCGTTGGCCTGATTATCGAGGAGAAGCTCGCGATCGGTTACGCGACGATTCGCGTTGTATCGACACACGCCGGAGTCGAGATGGCGGACGCGCTGCGCAACATCGGCTTCGGCGTCACGGAGTTCGGCGGACAGGGACGCGACGGCCGAGTCGAGATCGTCTACACCGTGTGCACGCGCCGCAGCGTCCCACGTGTACTCGACGAGGTCGAGCGGTGGGACAGGCACGCGTTCATCACAGTCGAGGAGCCGCGCGATATCCGCTGGGGCTGGATGCAGTCCTCCCCGCGAAACCGCATCTCTCCCGACCTCGGCGTGCACCAGATGATGAAGACCATGTCCGAGCGACTGAAGCGTACGGGCAGAGCGCGGCCGCGGGGCTAG